A single Ketogulonicigenium vulgare WSH-001 DNA region contains:
- a CDS encoding winged helix-turn-helix transcriptional regulator, with product MRADALRAELNDLPQPDPELEQLVVEIIGRVADKWTMLLIETLTERGACRFGELSRACTGISQKMLTQSLRAMERDGLVTRTVYPVVPPKVVYQLTDLGLGLSKAFCAVWIWAEENRAQITQSRADYAARQGE from the coding sequence ATGCGCGCTGACGCCCTGCGGGCAGAATTGAACGATCTGCCGCAACCCGATCCCGAGCTTGAGCAGCTGGTAGTCGAGATTATCGGCCGCGTTGCCGATAAATGGACGATGCTGCTGATCGAGACCCTGACCGAGCGCGGCGCATGCCGCTTTGGCGAGCTGTCGCGCGCCTGCACCGGCATCAGCCAGAAGATGCTGACACAATCCCTGCGTGCCATGGAACGCGACGGTCTTGTCACCCGCACCGTCTATCCGGTGGTGCCGCCAAAGGTGGTTTACCAGCTAACGGATCTGGGCCTTGGCCTTAGCAAAGCGTTCTGCGCCGTCTGGATCTGGGCCGAGGAAAACCGCGCGCAGATCACGCAGTCGCGCGCCGATTATGCGGCGCGGCAGGGGGAATAG